A genome region from Mercenaria mercenaria strain notata chromosome 11, MADL_Memer_1, whole genome shotgun sequence includes the following:
- the LOC123532239 gene encoding uncharacterized protein LOC123532239, with the protein MMEMSEFPNIVQLNVGGQTMATKLSTLTKDPNSLLAAVFTGKATVEKDNEGRYFIDCESNIFALILEFLRFGTVPQPDKAVDVYRYAKIFRLQGLMKTMDKFYPVQLEDRMSKIFEQFEGKRSVYEELKDKVLIDICDVNCFDNTLIPIVFILNDEKEACGKDHSLMVSSQLANIGEVKTLKGLSDRCIPMQTLYINDARDISKCLAYELCGLGYCKQGFYFEALTAQSCRNRANCGFSWKLEFVYLSRHYYVENIKWLKRP; encoded by the coding sequence TTCCCAAATATAGTTCAGCTGAACGTTGGTGGACAAACAATGGCAACAAAGTTAAGTACCCTTACAAAAGATCCAAATAGTCTGTTAGCAGCCGTATTCACAGGAAAAGCTACAGTCGAGAAGGACAATGAAGGGAGATATTTCATTGATTGTGAAAGCAATATCTTCGCGCTTATTTTAGAGTTTCTTCGTTTCGGGACGGTACCACAACCCGATAAAGCTGTTGATGTGTATAGGTATGCTAAAATATTTCGACTTCAAGGTCTTATGAAAACGATGGACAAATTTTATCCAGTGCAGTTGGAGGACCGCATGAGCAAGATTTTCGAACAGTTTGAAGGTAAAAGAAGCGTTTACGAAGAGCTGAAGGACAAAGTATTAATTGACATCTGTGACGTAAACTGTTTTGACAATACATTGATACCAATTGTATTTATTCTAAATGATGAAAAAGAGGCCTGTGGGAAAGATCATTCGCTTATGGTTAGCTCCCAGCTTGCTAACATTGGTGAAGTGAAAACATTAAAGGGACTATCAGACAGGTGCATACCGATGCAAACTCTATATATTAACGACGCTAGAGATATTTCAAAATGTCTAGCGTATGAACTGTGTGGACTAGGTTATTGCAAGCAGGGATTTTATTTTGAAGCCCTTACTGCTCAGAGTTGTAGAAATCGTGCCAATTGTGGTTTCTCATGGAAATTAGAATTTGTTTATTTGTCAAGACATTATTATGTAGAGAATATTAAGTGGCTTAAACGACCATAG